ACCGTGGACATCGTCGAACACAGCCGGCTGCACGCGCTTTTGGGCGTGCGCTGGTGCCGGGTCAACAGCCTTCACCATCAGGCGGTGAACCGCGCAGGCGCTGGCGTGGACATCGTCGCCCGGGACCGCGACGGCCTGGTGCAGGGGATTGAATCCCGCCGCCACGACTTTCTGCTCGGCGTGCAGTGGCACCCGGAATGGCTGATTTTCAACCGCCCCCAGCAGCGCCTGATCCGCGCGCTGGTCAACGCCGCCCGGAAGCGTCGCGCCGGCTAGCCAGACGGTCAGCCAGCCGGGTGGGCTCGGGCAGCTTGGTGCGGTGCAAAAAGCGCAGCGTCCACTCAAGAGCCGCGGCCTGGCTGACCCGGTGACCGGGGGAGACATACAGCGGCTTGACCCGGGTGCGCGAGCGCAGCACGGTGCCGATCACCTCCCCCTTGTGCACAAGCGGCGTCTGCTCGCCCCGGGTATCGCCCACTTCGTCGTGGCGGCCGCACAGCCGTGACTTGGCGACGCCGATGGCCGGCAGGTCGAGCCACAGCCCCAAAAGCGAGGCCACGCCCAGCCGGCGCGGGTGGGCAATGCCCTGGCCGTCGACCATGACCAGCTCGGGCCGGGTTTCAAGCCGGGCAAAGGCGCCCAGCGCCGCCGGCGTTTCGCGAAACGATAGAAGCCCCGGGATATAGGGCATGCGCGTGGGCTCGCGGTAGACCACCTGCTCGACCACCTCGAAGGGCGGGCCGCCCGCCTGCCAGTCAAGCACCACGATGGCAGCCCGAGTCGTGGCGCCGTCGTCTTCAAAGCCGATGTCCACCCCGGCCACGCGGCGCACCGGAGCGAAGCGGTCTTCAAGCACCACGCGGCTTGCCAGCCGCGACTGCAGCGCCACCGCTTCCGCCGGGGAAAGATTCCATTCGTGCAGGGTTTCCGGGGGCAGCACGGGCATAGTAACTCCTGAGGGCGTTGCAAAAGCGGGCGCAAAAAACTGGCAGGAAACGCCGATGGACAACGAGCGTCAAGCAAAATGAAGGCCAAACGCCCGAGCGCTCGCTCGGGCACCTGCCCAAATCACGGCACCCCCGCACCGGGATAAGCGGCACGGGGGTGCTGACAGGCCAACGCCGCGTTAGCCGGCGGCGTTGATACCGCGGCTCGAATCAGGCGCGGCGACGCACCGGCGCTTCGCCGTCGCGGCGGCGCGGGGCGCGCTCCGGCCCGCGGTCTTCGCTGATTTCGAGCGGCCGGCCGGAAACCCTTGCCCGGGCCATCTTGGCCAGGATCGAGGCCGGCAGGCCCTTGGGCAGCTCGACCACGGAGAAGGCGTTGCGGATATCGATGCGGCCGATACGCGCGCCTTCGATACCGCCTTCGTTGGCCAGCGCCCCGACCAGCTGGCCGGGCTTGACGCCGTCCTTGTGACCCACGGAGACGCGATAGCGGATCATGCCTTCGCTGGGGCCGCGGTCCCGGCGCGAGCCGCCGCTGCTGCGCCCTTCGCGCGGAGCGCGCTCCTTGCGCGGTGCCTGGAGGCGGCCGATGGGTGCTTCGTCGGCCCGGGCCATCTGGGCAAAGGCGCAAGCCAGCTCCACGGGGTCGTGGCCCTCTGCCACCAGTCGCTCGACCAGCGCGCGCTGCTCGTCGGCGCCCTGGGTCAGGGAGGCGATCACGCGCTGATAAAACACGTTGTCGCGGTGGGCGCGAATCGCGGCTTCGTCGGGCAGCGCCATCTGGGTCATTTTCTGCCCGGTGGCCTGCTCCATCCAGCCGACCTTGCGGCCTTCGCGGAAGCCGGCAAAGGTAATCGCGATGCCGCTACGCCCGGCGCGGCCGGTACGGCCGATGCGGTGGGTATAGGCTTCGCTGTCCTGGGGCAGATCGTAGTTGACCACGTGGGTAATGCGCGGCACGTCAAGGCCCCGGGCGGCCACGTCGGTGGCGATGAGCACGTCTACCTTGCCGCGCTTGAGGCGCGTGATGGTGCGCTCGCGCAGGCTCTGGTCGAGGTCTCCGGAGAGACCGGCGGCGTTGACGCCGCGAGCGGTGAGCTGCTCCACCAGCGTGGTGCAGGCCGCGCGGGTGCGCACAAAGACAATGGCGGCGTCCACCGGCTCGACTTCCAAAATCCGCGAGAGCGCCTCAAGCTTCGCCCCGCCGTCCACGCGGACCACGCGCTGCTCGATGTTGTCCGCCGTGGCGGTGCGCGACTCGATGGTCACCTTGACCGGATCGACCAGGTAGCGGTTGACGATGCGCTCGATTTCGCTTGGCAGCGTCGCCGAGAAGAACACCCGCTGGGCATCCGTCGGCGTGTCGGCCACCACGCGCTTGACGTCGTCGATAAAGCCCATGCGCAGCATTTCGTCGGCCTCGTCGAGCACCAGCGCCGAGAGGCCGTCAAGCTTGAGGCTGCCGCGGTCCAGGTGGTCGATCACCCGGCCCGGCGTGCCGACAACCACCTGGGCGCCGCGGCGCAGCGCGGAGAGCTGCTCGCGGTATTCCTGGCCGCCGCACAGGGTCGCCACTTCCAGCCCCTTGAGGTTGTGGCCGTACTTGCCGAAGGAAACCGCTACCTGCTGGGCAAGCTCGCGGGTTGGGGCCAGCACCAGCACCTGGGGTTCGCGCCGGTCAAGCTCGAGGCGAGACAGCAGCGGCAGCGCAAAGGCGGCGGTCTTGCCCGTGCCGGTCTGGGCCTGGCCCAGCATGTCGCGGCCGTCAAGCAGCGCGGGAATGGTTTTCGCCTGAATGGGCGAAGGCTCTGTATAGCCCTGACTTTCCACGGCAGACAAAACGGCAGGCAGCAGAGCAAGATCGCCGAAGCTCGGCGAAGCGACAGAAGTCGAGGTCATTAATCACACCTTGGTAGGCCGGATAATACCGGCAAAAAACATCAATAGCGTCTCTGACTCCGGGCCTGAACGGCCTCCGGCAACGCCGGTCAGCCGCCCTGGCGCTGCCGCCACGTGGGCCTTGACAGTCAACAGGAGCCGGTTTCACGAAGTCGATTTCAACGACGGCTGAAAACAGAACGGCTGAAAACAGAGAGTCTGAGACGCCGGTCGCACCTGGCATACGGACAGCAACGCCAACGCAGTCTGTCCGCTGTGGCGACCTTGCTGCGCTAACTTCACCCGTGCGGTGAAATTGACAAAGCGCGCCATCTTCTCATCAGAAACATCCGCTGGACGAATGTTCTGCATGCGCACGGCGGTAACGGCCGGCGCCACGTCGTGATGGAGGGGTCAACACATGCGAGGAGCGCACATGCTACCACTTCTTTACGCGCCGCGCCAGCCTTTCCCCAGTGCCAGCCGGCCGCCGGCGCTTTCATGGTTTTTACCTATTCCGGGGTTTGCAGCCGCGCCCTGTTCAACTAGCTTGTAAAACGTGATCGGGCGATTTTTTCACTGACGGACTCAGCCCCGAGACACCCTCCGGCGGGAACCGTCAGCCCACTCGAGCTGATGCCCCACCCGGATTCAATGCAGACAAGGAGTTGAGCCATGCGCAAGAATACCTTGATGACAGCACTCGGCGTTTCCGTACTGAGCTTCACACTGGGCGCACAGGCTCAAAGCGGCCAGCCGCAAGAGCAAACCGGCCCCCAGGGCATGTACTCCGCCGACAACATCCTGGATGCTGACGCCTACATCGTGAACGGCTCGGGCGATCCCATCGGCGAGGTCGAGGATATTCTCTTTGACGAAGAGATGAAGATCTCCGCTCTGGTCGTGGAAAGCGGCGAGGTGCTGGGTCTTGGCGGCCGCGAGCTGGTCGTCGGCAGCAACTATTTCACGCTGGAGAGCTACACCGAGCAGGATGACGACGACGTCAACGATACCGAGCACCGCGTGATGATCGACGCCACTTCTGAAGAAGTGGAGCAGTTCCCGGCCTACAACCACGACTGGTGGAAGCAGGCGAAGTCCAACGCCAGAGATGCCTGGCAAACCACTCAGGAAGGCGCCAAGAGCGCTTGGCAAACCACCCAGGAAGGCGCCCAGAACGCCTGGCAGAAAACCAGGGAAGCCACCTCGGACATGGGTAACGACGGTATGGACAACCCTAACAACTGAGCCTGAACACGCCGCCAACAACGTCAACGGGCACCCTTCGGGGTGCCCGTTTTGCGTTGTGGCGTCGAGACTGCTGCCGGGCCGGGCCTATTCGCGCCGATAAATGCCCCGCCCGGTCAGGCGATCGCGGTCATGAGGGCGATCAAGCGCCAGCAGCGGCCCGGCCGGCACAATGCCGTTGGGATTGATCGAAGGATGGCTCAGGTAGTAGTGGCGCTGGATATGCGTCATGCTGACCGTCTCGGCCACCCCCGGCCACTGGTAGAGCTCGCGCAGATAGTTCGACAGGTGGGGGTAGTCCTCGATGCGCCTGAGGTTGCACTTGAAGTGCCCGTGATACACGGCGTCAAAGCGGACCAGCGTGGTAAACAGGCGAATGTCCGCCTCGGTGAGATACTCGCCGGCCAGGTAGCGCTGCTCGCCGAGCCGCGCTTCCATCCGCTCAAGCGCCTCAAACAGCGCCGCTACGTGCTTGTCGTATACCGCCTGCTCGGTGGCAAACCCTGCCTTGTAGACGCCGTTGTTGATGTGTTCGTAGACGTCTTCGTTGACCGCCTCGACGGTGTCGCGCAGCGCCGGCGGATAGAAATCCCGGGTATCGCCGGTAATGTCGTCGAACGCCGTATTGAACATCCGCACCAGCTCGGCGGATTCGTTATTGACGATGGCGCCGCGTTTTTTATCCCACAGCATGGGGACGGTGACCCGGCCGGTATAGCCAGGGTCGTGCCGGGTATAAAGCTCGTGGTGATAGGTGACGCCGTTGACCGCGTCGCCGCTTGAGCCTTCGTCCTCATGATAGTTCCAGCCCTTGCTGCCCATCAGCGGGCTGGTATAAGAAACGTCGATGAGCGGCGCCAGCCCTTTCAGCCGGCGCATGATCAGCGCCCGATGCGCCCAGGGGCAGGCAAGCGACACATACAGGTGATAGCGCCCGGCCTCGGGCGGCAGGGCGTCAGGAGCCTCGCTCCCGATCCAGTCGCGAAGCTTGGCCGATTCGCGCACGAACTCGCCGCCGTGCCTGGCAGTATCATACCCTTGCTCGTGCCATTCGCCGTTGATCAACAGGCCCATAGCATCCCCCTCCCTTGATTCACCTACGTGCATCACATGATTAGGGACAGCGCCCTCTTCCAGCAAGTGGCCAACCGCTCATTCAGCCACATGGACGTGCCTTGCCCGAGCGGTAAAATTCATCGTATTTGCAAAAAGTTAACGGCGCTGCAAAGTTTGGCGAGCTTGGCCGACCAGGTTAAAGAACAGCGTTTTTCAGCCCCTGTCCAACTATTTTGCGGCTCGGTGTCCAACTACGGTTTCGACTTTGTACTGAATACCGACTTTGTGTATGGATGTACAGTCTATGCACCCTATCGCGCATAAGTTAAAGTTTCGAAGCTTATTTCTTCTCAGTTGTTTTTTTCGACACGATTTGGCGGCCTTTTCACCCATGTTGCGAATCCTTCATTCGCTGCCCCGCACGCATAAATTTTTACTGTTACCCGTGGCCACCATGGTCACCGTGCTGGGCGGACAAAAATTACTTACCTCCTACCAACATCATAGCCAGCCAGACACGCCGGTAAAGAACGTGCTTGTCCCGCTTGCCGACGATGCCGCGCCCAGCCTCCCGGCGCTGGCCAAGGCCGGAGCCCAGCGCGCCCGAACCCCGGTAGCCACCGCCATCGACGAAGCTTCTCGCCTGCTGGACGCCACGCGCGACACTATCCCCCTGAAGGATCTCAAAGCGTCGGAAGTGATCGATCTGGACGTGGTGCAGAACGCCACCGCCGAACCGCTGGACGAGGCTCCCGAACTCCCCGCCAGGCGCCTCGCCGCCAGCGACGAGACGACGCTGGATGAGGGCGCCCAGCACATGGCCACCGTCATCGGCACCCTGGCCAGCGGCATGCTCGCGGCCAACAGCCGCGATGGCAGCATCGGCACCGGCGACGGCGCCGGTGACGCCGAGCCAAAAGTGGTGAACCAGGCGCCAGTGGCAGACGCTACGTCGTACGAAGACTACGGCATCGACAGCTTTGACGAAGTGTCCTTTCTGCCGCTGGAGCTCGCCGCGGAAAAGACCTACGTACCGGAGTGGAAAACCCACACCGTCAGCGCCGGCGAGACCTTTGCCGTCATGGCCCAGAACGAGCTGGGGCTGGGCTACAGCGAAGTCCTCGACCTGCTGGACGAGCTTCCCGACTCGAATATCTTCAGCCGCTGGCGGGTCGGCCAGAGCTTTGACTACCAGCTGGACGAGAACGGCAAGCTGCTGACGCTGAAGATGATGCAAAACGTCCGCGACGGCGTGCTCATCGACCGCCGCGACGGCGACCTTGACGTCAGGGCCATCGAGCGCAAGGGCGAGCCCGTGCAGCGCCTTTACGCCGGCACCGTCAGCGGCAGCTTCGCCCGCTCCGCGGAGGCAACCGGTCTCGACAGCCGCTCGGTCACCAAGCTGACCCGCCTGCTGGAAAAGAAATACGACTTCCGCCGCGACACCCGCCGCGGCGACGACTTTCAGGTGCTCGTCGAATCCGACATGATCGACGACGAATCCCTGGGCTCCCGGGTGCTGGCGGTGAAGTACCAGGGCCAGCGCATGAACCTGACCCTGGTCCGCAACCCCGACAACAACAACTTCTACACGCCGGACGGCGACAGCCTCGACCCCGCCTTTGCCCGCTACCCCTTCGAAGGCAGCTACCGGCTGAGCTCCAACTTCAACCCCAACCGCAGAAACCCGGTCACCGGACGCGTCAGCCCGCATAACGGCACCGACTTTGCCATGCCCATCGGCACGCCGGTCACCGCCCCCGCCGCCGGGCGCGTGGAGCGCGTGGTCAAGCACTATGCGGCCGGCCGCTATGTGGTCATCCGCCACGACAACGGCTACCGCACCCGCTACCTGCACCTGTCCAAGTCGCTGGTGCACAAGGGCGACCGAGTGGAGATGGGCGACCGCATCGCGCTCTCCGGCAATACCGGGCGCAGCACCGGTCCGCACCTGCACTATGAAGTCCACGTCAACAACGCGCCGGTCAACGCCATGAAGGTCGACCTGCCGGAAAATACTCGCCTGCACGGCGATACGCTGGTGGCCTTCCAGGAGCAGGCCGAGCCCATGGTCGCGGCGCTGGAAAGCGGCGACACCGGAACCGTCAGCGTGGCTTCCTACCGCCGCCACGAGAAAGACGACGACAGCGACAGCTAGTCGCTCGTCTTCGATACCATGGCTGCCCGCCAGACAAAAACGCCGCCTCGGCCGAGGCGGCGTTTTTTTTATTGCCTTCCCGGGCTTGCTAAAGCGCCCGGCGCAGCGCCTCGTCGCGGCGGTAGATATCCGGGCGGAAGGTAACCTCGCCGCTCTCATCGGGCCAGGCCGTCAGGTACACCAGCGCCACCGGTATCCGCTCGGGCAGATTGACGTTCAGATCGCTCTGGCGGCGTTCGAGCAACGTATCCAGCCGGTAGCGGCTGCCGGTGTCGGCCAGCAGCATGCGCACCAGCTCGCGCACGCCCTCCACCCGCACGCAGCCCGAGCTCAACGCCCGCCGGTCGCGTTTGAAGAGCCCCCGGGACGGCGTGTCGTGCAGATAAATCAGCTGGCTGTTGGGAAAGCGCACCACCACGCGCCCCAGCGGATTGCCCGGCCCGGCGGACTGGCGCAGCATGACGTTGCCCGGCGCCTGCCAGTCGATGCGCTCGGGGTCGAGCCGTGCCCCGTCCGGGCCCACCACCTGCATGTTGCGCCGGCTCAGATAGCCCGGATCGCGCCGGATCCGCGGCAGCGCGTCTTCCCGCCAAATAGTCGGCGGCACCGTCCAGGTGGGGTTCACGGTCAGGTGGGTAATCGCCGAGTGGAGCACCGGCGTTTCGCGCCCGGCGCGGCCCACAATCACTCGCGACGACCAGCGCTCGCCGTCCGGGCGAGCGTAGTGCAGACGATAGCCGGCGATATCCACCCACACCCCGGGCCTGCGCGCGATGACAGGCTGCATCCAGCGGGCGCGCTCGAGGTTGACCCGCAGCGTAGCCATCTGCGAGCGCACCGAGGCGT
This DNA window, taken from Halomonas piscis, encodes the following:
- the nfi gene encoding deoxyribonuclease V (cleaves DNA at apurinic or apyrimidinic sites) — protein: MPVLPPETLHEWNLSPAEAVALQSRLASRVVLEDRFAPVRRVAGVDIGFEDDGATTRAAIVVLDWQAGGPPFEVVEQVVYREPTRMPYIPGLLSFRETPAALGAFARLETRPELVMVDGQGIAHPRRLGVASLLGLWLDLPAIGVAKSRLCGRHDEVGDTRGEQTPLVHKGEVIGTVLRSRTRVKPLYVSPGHRVSQAAALEWTLRFLHRTKLPEPTRLADRLASRRDASGRR
- a CDS encoding DEAD/DEAH box helicase — its product is MTSTSVASPSFGDLALLPAVLSAVESQGYTEPSPIQAKTIPALLDGRDMLGQAQTGTGKTAAFALPLLSRLELDRREPQVLVLAPTRELAQQVAVSFGKYGHNLKGLEVATLCGGQEYREQLSALRRGAQVVVGTPGRVIDHLDRGSLKLDGLSALVLDEADEMLRMGFIDDVKRVVADTPTDAQRVFFSATLPSEIERIVNRYLVDPVKVTIESRTATADNIEQRVVRVDGGAKLEALSRILEVEPVDAAIVFVRTRAACTTLVEQLTARGVNAAGLSGDLDQSLRERTITRLKRGKVDVLIATDVAARGLDVPRITHVVNYDLPQDSEAYTHRIGRTGRAGRSGIAITFAGFREGRKVGWMEQATGQKMTQMALPDEAAIRAHRDNVFYQRVIASLTQGADEQRALVERLVAEGHDPVELACAFAQMARADEAPIGRLQAPRKERAPREGRSSGGSRRDRGPSEGMIRYRVSVGHKDGVKPGQLVGALANEGGIEGARIGRIDIRNAFSVVELPKGLPASILAKMARARVSGRPLEISEDRGPERAPRRRDGEAPVRRRA
- a CDS encoding PRC-barrel domain-containing protein encodes the protein MRKNTLMTALGVSVLSFTLGAQAQSGQPQEQTGPQGMYSADNILDADAYIVNGSGDPIGEVEDILFDEEMKISALVVESGEVLGLGGRELVVGSNYFTLESYTEQDDDDVNDTEHRVMIDATSEEVEQFPAYNHDWWKQAKSNARDAWQTTQEGAKSAWQTTQEGAQNAWQKTREATSDMGNDGMDNPNN
- a CDS encoding glutathione S-transferase family protein encodes the protein MGLLINGEWHEQGYDTARHGGEFVRESAKLRDWIGSEAPDALPPEAGRYHLYVSLACPWAHRALIMRRLKGLAPLIDVSYTSPLMGSKGWNYHEDEGSSGDAVNGVTYHHELYTRHDPGYTGRVTVPMLWDKKRGAIVNNESAELVRMFNTAFDDITGDTRDFYPPALRDTVEAVNEDVYEHINNGVYKAGFATEQAVYDKHVAALFEALERMEARLGEQRYLAGEYLTEADIRLFTTLVRFDAVYHGHFKCNLRRIEDYPHLSNYLRELYQWPGVAETVSMTHIQRHYYLSHPSINPNGIVPAGPLLALDRPHDRDRLTGRGIYRRE
- a CDS encoding peptidoglycan DD-metalloendopeptidase family protein, with translation MLRILHSLPRTHKFLLLPVATMVTVLGGQKLLTSYQHHSQPDTPVKNVLVPLADDAAPSLPALAKAGAQRARTPVATAIDEASRLLDATRDTIPLKDLKASEVIDLDVVQNATAEPLDEAPELPARRLAASDETTLDEGAQHMATVIGTLASGMLAANSRDGSIGTGDGAGDAEPKVVNQAPVADATSYEDYGIDSFDEVSFLPLELAAEKTYVPEWKTHTVSAGETFAVMAQNELGLGYSEVLDLLDELPDSNIFSRWRVGQSFDYQLDENGKLLTLKMMQNVRDGVLIDRRDGDLDVRAIERKGEPVQRLYAGTVSGSFARSAEATGLDSRSVTKLTRLLEKKYDFRRDTRRGDDFQVLVESDMIDDESLGSRVLAVKYQGQRMNLTLVRNPDNNNFYTPDGDSLDPAFARYPFEGSYRLSSNFNPNRRNPVTGRVSPHNGTDFAMPIGTPVTAPAAGRVERVVKHYAAGRYVVIRHDNGYRTRYLHLSKSLVHKGDRVEMGDRIALSGNTGRSTGPHLHYEVHVNNAPVNAMKVDLPENTRLHGDTLVAFQEQAEPMVAALESGDTGTVSVASYRRHEKDDDSDS